Proteins co-encoded in one Cytobacillus sp. NJ13 genomic window:
- a CDS encoding (2Fe-2S)-binding protein has protein sequence MTRIIDHPVLGKLDDRKKIAFTFDGKEYEAHENETIAAALLANGVRTLRVHEESGTPRGFYCNIGHCMECRVNVNGQANIRACLTVVKENMVVERGKHHPNIVKRMVENQ, from the coding sequence ATGACTAGAATTATAGATCATCCGGTTTTAGGAAAATTAGATGATAGAAAAAAGATTGCATTCACATTTGATGGAAAAGAATATGAAGCACATGAAAATGAAACAATCGCGGCAGCTCTGCTGGCAAACGGGGTGAGAACACTGCGTGTTCATGAGGAAAGTGGAACACCAAGAGGGTTTTATTGCAATATCGGCCACTGTATGGAATGCCGTGTAAATGTTAATGGGCAGGCCAATATAAGAGCTTGTTTAACTGTTGTGAAGGAAAATATGGTTGTTGAAAGAGGAAAACATCATCCTAATATAGTTAAAAGGATGGTGGAGAATCAATGA
- a CDS encoding sigma 54-interacting transcriptional regulator, which produces MFELPSVKEIIENNFICLNTDNESALVSVCLDDSFAALADACKRYAAVAVVNSSGQVLGCITNEQIIDFLHDSYNQLKAFYEAVIKTSDASVTVIDAGERVRTWTEGAEKIFSVKKDEIVGKPIIEFFEHQNLQILESLYKGKRIRGKHHQPRSDLFVLINSNPVFFNGRIIGAVVSETDVTSQVVLNEKLFNMSTEVHRLEQEMAKYRPSDPFKYIKGKSAVMEKTVQMAKKVCSVRSTVLILGESGVGKEVFAKSIHEATEGPEAPFISINCGAIPASLFESELFGYERGAFSGADHRGKKGKIELAKGGTLFLDEIGEMPIEMQVKMLRVLQERKYYKVGGEKEIEANFRVIAATNRDLKELIKEGNFREDLYYRLNVVSLKIPPLKERCEDIVELIHYFLNDFSLRYQRPIHHFSQEVMQEMLQYDWPGNVRELRNVVERLVVFATDGVIRKEYLPFHSAMSYSATADTDLQENNIEMKSAIVPLQEEMDQHEKKVLEKALALTHGNKLECSKKLGITRATLYNRLKRLGLS; this is translated from the coding sequence ATGTTTGAACTACCTTCAGTCAAAGAAATAATTGAAAATAATTTCATCTGTCTAAACACAGATAATGAAAGCGCTTTAGTTAGTGTTTGTTTAGATGATTCCTTTGCTGCATTAGCTGATGCCTGCAAGCGCTATGCAGCCGTTGCCGTTGTAAATTCAAGCGGTCAAGTACTTGGCTGCATCACAAATGAACAAATCATTGATTTTTTGCATGATTCCTACAATCAATTAAAGGCTTTCTATGAAGCTGTCATCAAAACATCGGACGCTTCTGTCACAGTGATTGATGCTGGTGAACGTGTCCGTACATGGACAGAGGGAGCTGAAAAAATTTTCTCTGTCAAAAAAGATGAGATTGTGGGCAAACCAATAATTGAATTCTTTGAACATCAGAATCTGCAAATCTTAGAATCCTTGTACAAAGGAAAAAGAATCCGGGGAAAGCATCACCAGCCAAGATCTGATCTATTTGTCCTAATAAATTCAAACCCTGTTTTCTTTAATGGACGCATTATCGGGGCAGTTGTATCGGAAACTGATGTGACAAGCCAGGTTGTTCTTAATGAAAAATTATTTAATATGTCGACTGAGGTTCACCGTTTAGAACAGGAGATGGCAAAATACAGGCCTTCTGATCCCTTTAAATACATTAAAGGGAAAAGCGCTGTGATGGAAAAGACAGTGCAAATGGCGAAAAAGGTGTGCTCTGTCCGATCAACTGTATTGATATTAGGAGAAAGCGGAGTCGGCAAGGAGGTTTTTGCCAAATCCATACATGAGGCAACGGAAGGACCTGAAGCACCATTTATTTCAATTAACTGCGGTGCTATTCCAGCTTCATTATTTGAAAGCGAATTATTTGGCTATGAACGCGGTGCCTTTTCCGGTGCAGATCATAGAGGAAAAAAAGGAAAAATTGAGCTTGCTAAAGGAGGCACTCTTTTTCTTGATGAAATTGGCGAAATGCCTATAGAAATGCAGGTCAAGATGCTTCGTGTCCTTCAAGAAAGAAAATATTACAAGGTTGGCGGCGAAAAAGAAATTGAGGCAAATTTCCGGGTAATTGCCGCAACAAATAGGGATTTAAAAGAATTAATAAAAGAAGGCAATTTTCGGGAGGATTTATATTATCGGCTAAATGTCGTCAGTTTAAAAATTCCTCCTTTAAAAGAGCGATGTGAAGATATCGTTGAACTAATTCATTATTTTTTAAATGATTTTTCACTGCGCTATCAGCGGCCAATACATCATTTTTCACAGGAAGTTATGCAAGAGATGCTTCAATATGATTGGCCTGGCAATGTTCGGGAGCTGCGCAATGTCGTTGAACGTCTGGTTGTTTTTGCAACAGATGGAGTCATTCGAAAAGAATATTTGCCATTTCACTCAGCAATGAGCTATTCAGCTACAGCTGATACGGACCTTCAGGAAAACAACATAGAAATGAAATCGGCCATTGTGCCACTACAGGAGGAAATGGATCAGCACGAAAAGAAGGTGCTCGAAAAAGCTTTAGCATTAACCCATGGGAACAAATTAGAATGCTCGAAAAAACTGGGTATCACCCGAGCGACCCTTTACAATCGTCTAAAACGTCTTGGCTTAAGCTGA
- a CDS encoding proline racemase family protein yields the protein MKIQKSYTATDVHVAGEAFRIIKDGPLIHYKSIQELNEQFSLAYEEEIKFLLNEPRGFAGLMGCLVVPPFKSEADAAVIFFDHNGTVPMQYGGIVAVITALLECSQLKAKFSNEYRIETISGVIGVAATMKDDEVTLVKLKSGPCQVVQTNVPVSYLDLATEVSLVQADHLYAIFDKAELPFEIEMEDLPVINQWGQKAIVALEGKHAFSRVILLDHSQKSEGKIKTVTFRPDRYIVRSPGFGTLAACSTYLLRNGDISAGSPMENESIFNGKLTAEPSAQMETSYEFSFSARGFITGMQTYVLDPTDPLFSGFLLK from the coding sequence ATGAAAATTCAAAAGTCTTACACAGCAACTGATGTACACGTAGCAGGTGAGGCATTTCGCATTATAAAGGATGGACCACTTATTCATTATAAAAGTATACAGGAGCTAAATGAGCAATTTTCGCTTGCCTATGAGGAGGAAATTAAATTTCTTTTAAATGAGCCCCGCGGATTTGCTGGACTGATGGGCTGTTTGGTCGTCCCGCCTTTTAAAAGCGAAGCCGATGCAGCTGTTATTTTTTTCGACCATAATGGAACCGTTCCGATGCAATATGGCGGAATCGTTGCTGTCATAACCGCATTGTTGGAGTGCAGCCAATTAAAGGCCAAGTTCTCAAATGAATACAGAATTGAAACAATCAGTGGTGTTATTGGTGTTGCTGCAACTATGAAAGATGATGAAGTGACATTAGTTAAATTAAAAAGCGGGCCATGCCAGGTTGTGCAAACCAATGTGCCAGTATCTTATTTAGATTTAGCGACAGAAGTATCTCTAGTCCAAGCCGATCACCTTTATGCGATTTTTGATAAAGCAGAGCTGCCTTTTGAGATTGAGATGGAGGACCTTCCAGTCATTAATCAATGGGGGCAAAAGGCGATTGTAGCCTTAGAAGGCAAACATGCTTTCAGCAGAGTAATCTTGCTGGATCATTCGCAAAAAAGTGAAGGCAAAATCAAAACGGTAACCTTCCGTCCGGATCGTTATATTGTGCGTTCTCCGGGATTTGGCACTCTAGCTGCCTGCAGTACCTATTTATTAAGAAATGGCGATATATCTGCAGGCAGCCCAATGGAAAATGAAAGTATTTTCAACGGCAAATTAACAGCCGAGCCTTCAGCACAAATGGAAACCAGTTACGAGTTTAGTTTTTCAGCCCGCGGATTTATTACGGGTATGCAGACATATGTATTAGACCCGACAGATCCATTATTCTCAGGGTTTTTATTAAAATAA
- a CDS encoding proline racemase family protein, whose translation MKANRVFTTIDTHTGGNPTRTLISGLPELKGATMSEKMLHMQKEYDWIRKLLMNEPRGHDVMSGVLLTDPCHSEADIGVIYIETGGYLPMCGHDTIGVCTALVEAGLIPVQEPVTSIKIDTPAGLVKAEIKVENGKAKEVSFCNVPAFLLKSVSVDVEENGTVNADIAYGGNFYGIIDAQSVGLELTPENASKIIEKAIKIRNTINEKTDVVHPQYPFIRGLTHIEFFTVPTHEEADVKNTVVVPPGGIDRSPCGTGTSAKLSVLFSKKEIGIREEFVHESIVGSLFRGEVLETADVQGIEAVITRITGTAWLMGMHRFFYNEEDPLKEGFLLIPPMEHEMEDVK comes from the coding sequence ATGAAAGCAAATCGAGTTTTTACAACCATTGATACACACACGGGTGGAAATCCGACAAGGACATTGATTAGTGGACTCCCAGAGCTGAAAGGAGCGACAATGTCCGAAAAAATGCTTCATATGCAAAAAGAATATGACTGGATTCGTAAGCTCCTGATGAATGAACCAAGAGGACATGACGTAATGTCAGGAGTACTTTTGACAGATCCGTGTCATTCGGAAGCTGATATCGGTGTTATATATATCGAAACTGGCGGATATTTGCCAATGTGTGGCCATGACACAATCGGTGTTTGTACAGCATTAGTTGAAGCGGGGCTAATTCCTGTTCAAGAGCCAGTTACTTCGATAAAAATTGATACACCGGCCGGCCTTGTTAAGGCAGAGATTAAGGTAGAGAACGGCAAAGCAAAAGAGGTTTCCTTCTGTAATGTCCCAGCCTTCCTGTTAAAGAGTGTCTCTGTTGATGTTGAGGAAAATGGAACCGTTAATGCAGATATTGCTTATGGGGGCAACTTCTATGGAATCATTGATGCCCAATCTGTTGGATTAGAACTGACACCGGAGAATGCCTCAAAAATCATTGAAAAGGCTATCAAAATTAGAAATACAATTAACGAAAAAACGGATGTCGTTCATCCGCAATATCCATTTATTCGCGGTTTGACCCATATTGAGTTTTTCACTGTGCCGACCCATGAAGAAGCAGATGTGAAAAATACAGTTGTTGTCCCTCCAGGCGGGATTGATCGCTCACCATGCGGTACAGGTACTTCGGCTAAATTATCTGTCCTCTTTTCCAAAAAGGAGATAGGTATCAGGGAAGAATTTGTACATGAGAGTATTGTCGGCTCTTTATTTCGTGGAGAAGTCCTTGAAACAGCAGATGTTCAGGGTATTGAGGCTGTTATTACAAGAATCACTGGTACAGCATGGCTAATGGGAATGCACCGGTTCTTTTATAATGAGGAAGACCCGCTTAAAGAAGGCTTTTTACTTATTCCCCCAATGGAACATGAAATGGAGGACGTGAAATGA
- a CDS encoding (2Fe-2S)-binding protein — translation MNNNEALVICRCEEVTYGQVFATAKEHQCTSRELKLRTRAGMGFCGGRTCRVMVDRIIESIVPNTGEGEIPLKYQPPIRPVTFGTVGDNND, via the coding sequence ATGAATAACAATGAAGCACTTGTGATATGTCGTTGTGAAGAGGTTACCTATGGGCAGGTTTTCGCAACAGCAAAAGAACATCAATGTACATCCAGGGAACTGAAACTTAGAACAAGGGCTGGAATGGGTTTTTGTGGAGGACGCACATGCAGAGTCATGGTCGATCGGATTATTGAAAGTATCGTACCTAATACAGGAGAAGGTGAAATCCCATTAAAATATCAGCCTCCAATTCGCCCTGTAACTTTTGGAACGGTAGGTGATAATAATGACTAG
- a CDS encoding FAD-dependent oxidoreductase, whose translation MRYHCDVLVIGGGIIGCAIAYYTSKSGRNVTVIEKGEFVSGTSSRCDGNILAIDKDPGFDSQMSLVSQKLVDELSRELKQPFEYRAPGSILVCETEEEMEAAQKWVDRQRKAGLPFRMLDRQDIRQDSKYFADDLLGGLECATDSTVNPYLLAFNLLEGAKEMGAKAHKQTEVTGMRRMTDGTFTVETSNGTFTANYVINAAGVWAPYIGEMLDLSIPIKPRKGHIIVASRQDFVGPRKVMEFGYLISKFGGKRQVDPITEKYGVALVFEPTESQNFLIGSSREFVGLNTKINNEIIKCIANRAIRFYPKMADMMVIRSYAGLRPWTEDHLPIVSEVEGIPNYYIAAGHEGDGISLAAVTGKVIEEMLNEKDTCIPIEPLRYSRFKERVRT comes from the coding sequence GTGAGATATCATTGTGACGTTTTGGTTATAGGCGGGGGAATCATAGGCTGTGCAATTGCCTATTATACTTCTAAATCTGGAAGAAATGTAACAGTTATTGAAAAAGGTGAATTTGTCAGTGGCACGTCATCCCGCTGTGACGGAAATATTTTAGCTATTGATAAAGATCCTGGCTTCGATAGTCAAATGTCACTTGTCAGTCAGAAATTAGTAGATGAATTAAGCAGAGAATTGAAACAGCCTTTTGAATATCGGGCTCCTGGAAGCATCCTTGTATGTGAGACAGAAGAAGAAATGGAAGCCGCACAAAAGTGGGTTGACCGTCAGAGGAAGGCAGGCTTGCCGTTCAGGATGCTGGACAGACAGGACATTCGCCAGGATTCCAAGTATTTTGCTGATGATTTATTAGGAGGCTTAGAGTGTGCAACAGATTCAACAGTCAATCCATATCTTCTTGCCTTTAACCTTCTTGAGGGGGCAAAGGAGATGGGCGCTAAAGCCCATAAACAAACTGAGGTAACTGGAATGAGAAGGATGACGGACGGTACATTTACCGTTGAAACATCCAATGGGACTTTCACCGCTAACTATGTCATTAATGCGGCAGGAGTATGGGCTCCATATATCGGTGAAATGCTGGACTTGTCTATTCCAATTAAACCAAGAAAAGGCCACATTATTGTCGCATCACGCCAGGACTTTGTAGGACCAAGAAAAGTGATGGAATTTGGCTACTTAATATCAAAATTTGGCGGCAAGCGCCAAGTGGATCCGATAACTGAAAAATATGGAGTAGCACTTGTCTTTGAACCAACTGAAAGTCAAAACTTCCTGATTGGAAGCAGCCGTGAATTTGTTGGATTGAATACAAAGATCAACAATGAAATTATTAAATGCATTGCCAATCGGGCCATTAGATTTTATCCGAAAATGGCTGACATGATGGTCATACGTTCCTATGCTGGTTTACGGCCCTGGACGGAGGATCATTTGCCAATTGTGTCAGAAGTAGAGGGAATTCCTAACTATTATATTGCAGCCGGTCATGAGGGAGACGGAATTAGTCTTGCCGCTGTTACTGGAAAAGTGATAGAGGAAATGCTTAATGAGAAGGATACTTGCATTCCAATTGAACCGCTGAGATATTCTCGATTTAAGGAAAGGGTGAGGACCTGA
- a CDS encoding alanine/glycine:cation symporter family protein, with translation MEELVNKASGMVWSLGLVAFALGAGLFFSIMTRFVQFRYFKEMIKLLFEKGNPESGVSSFQAFSMALAGRVGIGNIAGVATAIAFGGPGAVFWMWIMALLGGASAFIESTLAQVYKVKDGNQYRGGTPYFIEKGLNMKWFGVFVAIVVTLCYGVLVPGIQANTIAVGFENTIGLNKSISGIILVVLLGIITFGGVKRIATVAEKVVPFMALGYVVITFVLLFANAAEIPAMLWLIISSAFGANEMFGGIIGAAIAWGVKRAVFSNVAGVGEGTYSSAAADVSHPAKQGLVQAFSVYIDTIIVCTATALMILITGMYSVTPEGKQPIVDNIPGVEAGPMWTQAAVESVIPGFGGMFVAIAIFFFAFTTLMAYYYISETTLVYLGGKRNLKWLKAGLMILFLGMIYLGSVENASLLWALGDFGFGSMAWLNLVAILFLTKTALKVFKDYEEQKKAGIEPVFDPVKLGIKGADFWEEKVKESNSKGKKVI, from the coding sequence ATGGAAGAATTAGTGAATAAAGCGTCGGGTATGGTTTGGAGTCTTGGGCTGGTAGCGTTCGCGCTTGGTGCTGGATTGTTCTTTTCCATTATGACACGTTTTGTGCAATTTAGATATTTTAAGGAAATGATTAAACTTCTTTTTGAAAAGGGTAACCCAGAATCGGGTGTGTCCTCTTTCCAGGCATTTTCAATGGCTTTAGCTGGCCGGGTCGGTATTGGAAATATCGCAGGGGTTGCTACTGCGATTGCATTTGGCGGTCCGGGAGCGGTTTTCTGGATGTGGATCATGGCTTTATTAGGAGGAGCAAGTGCCTTTATTGAATCCACTCTTGCTCAGGTCTATAAAGTAAAAGACGGTAATCAATACCGGGGCGGAACTCCTTATTTTATTGAAAAAGGTTTAAATATGAAATGGTTCGGGGTGTTTGTTGCGATTGTTGTAACCCTCTGTTACGGAGTTTTAGTTCCAGGTATTCAGGCCAATACGATTGCTGTTGGGTTCGAAAACACAATTGGCCTTAATAAAAGCATCTCTGGAATCATTCTTGTTGTATTACTTGGCATCATTACTTTTGGCGGCGTCAAGCGAATTGCTACTGTTGCGGAAAAAGTTGTACCTTTTATGGCTTTAGGGTATGTGGTTATTACTTTCGTTCTTTTATTTGCAAACGCAGCAGAGATTCCAGCAATGCTTTGGCTGATTATTTCAAGTGCATTTGGTGCAAATGAAATGTTTGGGGGTATTATCGGTGCAGCGATTGCATGGGGCGTTAAGAGAGCAGTATTCTCTAACGTTGCTGGTGTGGGGGAAGGAACCTATAGTTCAGCAGCAGCAGATGTATCCCATCCGGCAAAACAAGGTCTTGTTCAAGCGTTCTCGGTCTATATTGATACCATCATTGTTTGTACAGCTACTGCACTTATGATTCTAATCACCGGCATGTACAGCGTTACACCAGAAGGAAAGCAGCCGATAGTTGACAACATCCCTGGTGTTGAAGCTGGACCAATGTGGACACAGGCGGCCGTTGAGAGCGTTATACCTGGATTTGGCGGTATGTTCGTTGCAATTGCTATATTCTTCTTTGCCTTTACAACTCTGATGGCTTACTACTATATTTCTGAAACAACCCTCGTTTACCTCGGCGGAAAGAGAAATCTAAAATGGCTAAAAGCAGGCTTAATGATTCTGTTCTTAGGAATGATCTACTTAGGAAGTGTCGAAAACGCATCCCTATTATGGGCGCTCGGAGACTTTGGCTTCGGAAGTATGGCCTGGCTAAACTTAGTCGCTATTCTATTCCTGACTAAAACAGCCTTAAAAGTGTTTAAAGATTATGAAGAACAGAAGAAAGCGGGCATTGAACCAGTCTTCGATCCTGTTAAACTTGGCATTAAAGGTGCTGATTTTTGGGAGGAGAAAGTGAAAGAAAGCAATTCAAAAGGCAAGAAGGTAATATAA
- a CDS encoding FAD-dependent oxidoreductase, protein MIDVIVIGAGPAGLAGAITCAEYGLKVTVIDEFVRPGGRLIGQLHQEPSGEWWNGIEESTRLHNEAQKLSVDIRCGVSVYNLEKDKDCWNVHTNIGTLIAPYVLVATGAAEFPIPVPGWTLPGVMSIGAAQVMTNVHRVEVGKKGIIIGANILAFAILNELQLAGINVEHIVLPEKSPLSQNAGEPEEVLKSLLNAAHLAPSPILRFGSRFMKNKGFRKLGMKFYPKSGVKVNGTPLQLRKAALEILGKDQVEGVLTAEIDANGNVIKGTEKIYEADFVCIAGGLYPLAELTAVAGCPFQYVPELGGHVPHHSEKMETPLEGLFVAGNITGIESGKIAMAQGTTAGISIAKHAGKGSTDINKKLEQALKNVHTVRQNAAIQFNPEIANGRRKIYELWDDLYGKEQDSLQEIG, encoded by the coding sequence ATGATAGATGTAATCGTAATTGGAGCTGGACCAGCAGGTTTAGCTGGTGCCATAACCTGTGCTGAATATGGCTTAAAAGTAACCGTCATTGATGAATTTGTTAGGCCAGGCGGAAGATTAATCGGCCAATTGCACCAGGAACCGTCTGGAGAATGGTGGAATGGAATAGAAGAATCAACTCGTCTGCACAACGAAGCACAGAAACTATCAGTAGACATCCGTTGCGGCGTTTCTGTATATAACCTTGAAAAAGATAAGGATTGCTGGAATGTTCATACTAATATAGGAACACTGATAGCTCCTTATGTGCTGGTAGCAACTGGTGCAGCTGAGTTCCCAATTCCTGTGCCAGGCTGGACTCTTCCAGGTGTTATGTCCATCGGGGCTGCACAGGTCATGACTAATGTTCATCGTGTCGAGGTTGGCAAAAAAGGCATAATCATTGGTGCTAACATTCTAGCATTTGCAATTTTAAACGAGCTCCAATTAGCCGGAATTAATGTGGAACATATTGTGCTGCCAGAAAAGAGTCCGCTTAGCCAAAATGCCGGAGAACCAGAGGAAGTCTTGAAGTCACTTCTAAATGCGGCCCATCTTGCCCCGTCACCAATCTTGCGTTTCGGCAGTCGCTTTATGAAAAATAAAGGATTCCGCAAATTAGGAATGAAATTTTACCCTAAAAGCGGCGTTAAGGTGAATGGAACACCATTGCAGCTTAGAAAAGCAGCACTTGAAATTCTTGGAAAGGATCAGGTAGAAGGCGTCCTCACTGCAGAAATTGATGCGAATGGGAACGTGATCAAAGGTACGGAAAAAATTTACGAAGCCGATTTCGTGTGTATCGCAGGGGGCTTGTATCCGTTAGCAGAGCTTACAGCAGTTGCCGGCTGCCCATTCCAATACGTTCCAGAACTTGGGGGACATGTTCCGCATCATTCTGAAAAAATGGAAACTCCGCTCGAAGGATTATTTGTTGCCGGGAATATCACTGGAATCGAAAGCGGAAAAATCGCCATGGCCCAAGGAACAACAGCAGGGATTTCGATTGCTAAACACGCCGGAAAAGGCAGCACTGACATTAACAAGAAGCTTGAACAGGCATTGAAAAACGTTCATACTGTCCGTCAAAACGCTGCCATCCAATTCAACCCTGAAATTGCAAACGGCCGGAGGAAAATTTATGAGCTTTGGGACGATCTTTATGGGAAAGAACAGGATTCTTTACAGGAGATAGGATAA
- the dapA gene encoding 4-hydroxy-tetrahydrodipicolinate synthase → MTTIRGAYPVLITPMTQEQEIDWGGVKNNVNYFVDQGVAGIVINGSTGEFVSLSREEKYQMVEIVMKEAGGRIPVIVGTAAETTRETIEYTKQAEVHGADGALIINPYYMKPKDNEIYHHFKEVSSSVNLPIMLYNNPFTSGVNMSADLMLQIGKDCENVTHIKESSGEIGKVRDLARKGKGDFEVFCGAEELVMESYLVGATGWISVAGNIVPKLVTDMYTHFQNGEFEEAWSINDRILPLCAFLEGSGKYVQIVKRAMELTGQAGGPARYPRLGLSPEEDQKLKDLLASLETVKN, encoded by the coding sequence ATGACGACAATTAGAGGAGCTTATCCAGTATTAATTACACCAATGACACAGGAGCAGGAAATTGATTGGGGCGGAGTAAAGAATAATGTTAATTATTTTGTGGATCAAGGTGTGGCAGGTATCGTCATCAATGGGAGTACTGGTGAATTTGTCAGTCTATCAAGAGAAGAAAAATACCAGATGGTAGAAATTGTTATGAAGGAAGCAGGCGGCCGCATCCCTGTTATTGTGGGAACTGCTGCTGAAACAACAAGGGAAACAATCGAGTATACAAAGCAAGCCGAAGTGCACGGAGCGGATGGTGCTCTAATCATTAACCCTTATTACATGAAGCCAAAGGATAATGAAATCTACCATCATTTCAAAGAAGTATCCAGTAGTGTCAATCTTCCAATCATGCTTTATAACAACCCATTTACTTCTGGCGTTAATATGAGCGCAGATTTAATGCTTCAGATTGGCAAGGATTGTGAAAATGTGACTCATATTAAGGAATCAAGCGGTGAAATTGGCAAGGTAAGAGATCTTGCAAGAAAAGGAAAAGGAGACTTTGAAGTATTCTGCGGTGCTGAAGAGCTTGTAATGGAGTCTTACTTAGTTGGAGCAACTGGGTGGATTTCTGTTGCAGGAAATATCGTTCCAAAGCTAGTTACAGACATGTATACCCATTTTCAAAACGGTGAGTTTGAAGAAGCTTGGTCTATCAATGATCGTATTTTACCACTATGCGCGTTCCTTGAAGGATCTGGAAAGTATGTGCAAATTGTGAAGAGAGCCATGGAATTAACTGGCCAGGCTGGAGGACCTGCGCGTTACCCTCGTTTAGGCCTATCACCTGAGGAGGATCAAAAGCTAAAAGACCTGCTTGCAAGCTTAGAGACAGTAAAAAACTAA
- a CDS encoding aldehyde dehydrogenase family protein — MQATNYNLKPKVKEFLEGVKGLYINGNYVPAISGKTFPVVNPANEEVIADVSEAQEEDINAAVAAARKAFDEGQWTKMDAAERSHLIYKFADLLEENREELAQLESLDNGKPYKIALADDVDGTIQHFRYYAGWATKIFGKTTQVSKNYVTYTVHEPVGVVGQIIPWNFPLAMAAWKLGSALAVGCTVVIKPAAETPLSLLYAGKLFKEAGFPDGVVNIVPGTGRIAGEAITAHKDVDKIAFTGSTAVGKEVMKKAADQIKGVTLELGGKSPAIVLEDANLEEAIEGVYNGTMYNHGQNCSACTRVFVQRNIYDHVVKALAERAKAMKLGDGMNPETEMGPLVSAKQHQTVLNYIEQGKKEGARLVAGGEKGFEKGYFVQPTIFADVQDHMVIAREEIFGPVMSIFVFDTIDEVIKRANDSDYGLAASIWTESMKKGHYIASKLQSGTVWINDFGLEWETMPFGGYKQSGIGREMGGEYGLQNYTEVKSVFVNIKHDEQL, encoded by the coding sequence ATGCAAGCGACAAATTACAATTTGAAACCAAAAGTTAAAGAATTCTTGGAAGGTGTGAAAGGATTATACATTAACGGTAACTATGTACCGGCGATTAGTGGTAAAACGTTTCCCGTCGTTAATCCTGCAAACGAAGAGGTCATTGCAGATGTAAGTGAAGCGCAAGAGGAAGATATTAACGCTGCGGTAGCTGCTGCAAGAAAAGCATTTGATGAAGGCCAATGGACAAAAATGGATGCCGCTGAACGCTCTCATCTAATCTATAAATTTGCGGATCTCTTAGAAGAAAATCGAGAGGAACTTGCACAACTGGAATCATTGGATAACGGAAAGCCCTACAAGATCGCCTTGGCAGATGATGTCGACGGAACAATCCAGCATTTTAGATATTACGCAGGCTGGGCCACAAAAATATTTGGTAAGACAACTCAGGTTTCAAAGAATTATGTAACCTATACTGTACACGAGCCGGTTGGGGTTGTAGGACAAATTATTCCATGGAACTTTCCGCTCGCCATGGCTGCCTGGAAGCTCGGATCTGCACTTGCAGTCGGCTGTACGGTTGTGATTAAACCGGCAGCTGAAACACCATTATCTCTTCTCTACGCAGGAAAGCTATTTAAAGAAGCTGGGTTCCCAGATGGTGTCGTGAATATTGTGCCAGGAACGGGCAGGATTGCGGGAGAAGCAATTACTGCACATAAAGATGTCGATAAGATAGCATTCACAGGATCAACTGCTGTAGGGAAAGAAGTAATGAAAAAAGCTGCAGATCAAATTAAAGGTGTTACGCTGGAGCTTGGCGGAAAATCGCCAGCCATTGTCTTAGAAGATGCTAATCTTGAGGAAGCAATTGAAGGGGTATATAACGGAACGATGTACAATCATGGGCAAAACTGCAGTGCTTGTACCCGTGTATTTGTACAGAGAAACATATATGATCATGTAGTAAAGGCCTTAGCAGAACGGGCGAAAGCAATGAAGTTAGGTGATGGAATGAACCCCGAAACGGAAATGGGCCCGCTTGTTTCAGCAAAACAGCACCAAACTGTTCTTAATTATATTGAACAAGGGAAGAAAGAAGGGGCGCGCCTCGTGGCAGGGGGCGAAAAAGGATTTGAAAAAGGATATTTTGTACAGCCAACCATTTTTGCTGATGTACAAGATCATATGGTTATTGCTCGTGAAGAAATTTTTGGTCCAGTCATGTCCATTTTCGTTTTTGATACGATTGATGAGGTTATTAAGCGGGCGAACGATAGTGACTATGGCTTAGCTGCAAGTATCTGGACAGAAAGTATGAAAAAGGGACATTATATTGCAAGCAAGCTGCAATCAGGTACAGTCTGGATTAATGATTTTGGTCTTGAATGGGAAACTATGCCATTCGGCGGCTACAAACAATCAGGAATTGGCCGCGAAATGGGTGGAGAATACGGCTTGCAAAACTATACGGAAGTGAAAAGTGTATTTGTTAACATCAAGCATGATGAGCAATTATAA